From a single Vespula pensylvanica isolate Volc-1 chromosome 24, ASM1446617v1, whole genome shotgun sequence genomic region:
- the LOC122636884 gene encoding putative inorganic phosphate cotransporter, with amino-acid sequence MAMGNNSTDRRGPLFPVRYLMAILGSIGLAIIYGFKVNVSVAIVAMVNHTAVRLSAMHNELKRENTNLMTTEICQDDVILNTTASSTEDGPFIWNEPLQGLILSAYFWGYMVSLLPGGRMSELLSAKWMMNGSVLLNVAASILSPIAADIHYSLFIIMRFIQGLGGGVTFPAMHVMIAKWAPPNERSVLASIVYAGTALGTVISILLSGILAANLGWIWIFYIEGALCLIWCIAWWLIIEDSPEEQMRFISEEEKNYIMESLGHTKSIGGHKEKLPVPWGQLLRSTPFLAILIAHFCSNFGWYMLLIELPTYMSQILKFNMSSNAGLSAMPFLCMWIFTMTLSKVLAIMQNKNLITVTISRKIGTLFASFVPMICLIGVSYVGCNRALAVMLMTIGVTCIGGMYCGFLSNHIDIAPNFAGTLVAITNCIATIPGFIVPIFVGKLTHGNQTLEAWRIIFFVTVGLYIIEILVYCIFGSGEEQPWNKINFSFKEVNDQTLPLKKNARK; translated from the exons ATGGCAATGGGAAACAATTCTACAG ACCGGCGTGGCCCACTTTTTCCAGTCCGATATTTAATGGCCATACTTGGATCCATCGGTTTAGCTATTATATACGGTTTTAAAGTCAATGTCAGCGTGGCTATTGTTGCAATGGTGAACCATACAGCCGTACGACTTTCAGCGATGCacaatgaattaaaaagagaaaatacaaatttaatgaCGACGGAAATTTGTCAAGATGATGTAATTTTAAACACGACGGCATCTTCTACCGAG GATGGCCCTTTTATTTGGAACGAACCTCTTCAAGGTCTTATTTTATCTGCATATTTTTGGGGCTATATGGTATCCTTATTACCAGGTGGTAGAATGTCCGAACTGTTATCAGCTAAATGGATGATGAACGGATCCGTTTTGTTGAATGTCGCAGCATCAATATTATCGCCTATTGCAGCAGATATACactattcattatttattataatgagGTTCATTCAAGGCCTCGGTGGG GGTGTAACGTTCCCGGCTATGCATGTGATGATCGCCAAATGGGCTCCACCGAATGAACGAAGTGTTCTCGCATCAATCGTTTATGctg GTACTGCTCTCGGTACCGTGATCTCTATTCTATTATCGGGAATACTGGCTGCAAATCTTGGCTGGATATGGATTTTCTATATCGAAGGTGCATTATGTCTAATTTGGTGTATCGCTTGGTGGTTGATAATTGAAGACTCTCCAGAAGAACAAATGAGATTTATCAGCgaggaggaaaagaattaCATCATGGAGTCTTTGGGTCATACTAAAAGCATCGGCGGTCACAAAGAG AAATTACCAGTACCATGGGGACAACTGTTAAGGTCTACTCCCTTTTTGGCTATCTTAATAGCACACTTTTGTAGCAATTTTGGGTGGTACATGTTGCTTATTGAATTACCAACTTACATGagtcaaatattaaaattcaatatgAGTTCA AACGCTGGTCTATCCGCAATGCCATTCTTATGTATGTGGATTTTTACTATGACTCTCAGTAAAGTATTGGCTATTATGcaaaataagaatttaataacAGTAACCATATCAAGGAAAATAGGAACTTTATTTG cGTCGTTTGTTCCAATGATTTGTCTGATAGGGGTATCTTATGTCGGATGTAATCGTGCTTTAGCAGTAATGCTGATGACTATTGGTGTTACTTGTATTGGTGGAATGTATTGTGGCTTCCTATCTAATCATATAGATATTGCACCAAACTTTGCTGGTACTTTAGTGGCTATAACAAATTGTATTGCTACTATACCAGGCTTTATTGTTCCTATTTTTGTTGGGAAGTTAACCCATGGAAAT CAAACACTAGAGGCATGGCGAATTATATTCTTTGTAACTGTAGGTCtttatataatcgaaatacTTGTTTACTGCATCTTCGGATCAGGTGAAGAACAACCATGgaataagataaatttttcttttaaagaagtCAATGATCAAACTTTACCTCTGAAAAAAAATgctagaaaataa
- the LOC122636886 gene encoding sperm flagellar protein 1-like, producing MEPVNENKLDEIYAWIDQITFSRPKKNISRDFSDGVFMAELLKRYYPKHVDVHNYVPGNSIAKKIDNWNILNRKVLSKIDMKLGKDVINQLANSQLGIIEKVLIDVRAKILKDCNVDRDSLYSDYEENGRGKNAKPTLNPEEIANKTVPRHTFIRLKQELQERNETINALHQKISHLESLIKLKDQRIVDLTAQVTRPMAHT from the exons atggagCCGGTAAACGAAAATAAGCTCGATGAGATTTACGCGTGGATAGATCAGATTACGTTTTCAAgaccgaagaaaaatatatcgagagaTTTTTCGGACGGAG TATTTATGGCCGAATTGTTGAAACGATATTATCCCAAGCACGTTGACGTGCACAATTATGTGCCTGGCAATAGTATAGCAAAGAAGATCGATAAttggaatatattaaatagaaaggTTCTTTCTAAAATTGATATGAAACTTGGAAAAGATGTAATCAATCAATTGGCAAATTCACAATTAGGTATTATTGAGAAAGTTTTGATAGACGTGCGAGcgaaaattttgaaagacTGTAATGTAGATAGGGATTCATTATATTCTGATTAtgaagaaaatggaagaggta AAAACGCTAAACCTACTTTAAATCCTGAAGAAATCGCTAATAAAACAGTACCACGTCATACTTTTATAAGACTTAAACAAGAATTGCAAGAAAGGAATGAAACTATTAACGCACTTCATCAAAAAATTTCACACTTAGAAAGTTTGATTAAATTGAAGGATCAAAGAATAGTAGATCTTACGGCACAGGTTACAAGACCAATGGCACATACATAG